A single genomic interval of Anopheles marshallii chromosome 2, idAnoMarsDA_429_01, whole genome shotgun sequence harbors:
- the LOC128718409 gene encoding transmembrane protein 234 homolog: MNSPENPPTGTKADIASISVDIYALLSILLVAFMWGSTNPFIKRGSIGYNELKANSKLGQLWLEIRFLISRWQYLLPLLVNQLGSIVYVFTLQRTALSLTVPMANSLTFVFTAITARLLGERQSGWKIYCGMALVILGTVICGIDKVL, from the exons ATGAATTCTCCCGAGAATCCACCAACTGGGACCAAAGCAGATATCGCATCAATTTCTGTAGATATCTACGCATTGCTTAGCATATTACTCGTTGCCTTTATGTGGGGATCGACCAATCCTTTCATCAAACGCGGTAGTATCGGATATAACGAACTGAAGGCAAACAGTAAATTAGGTCAGCTATGGCTGGAAATTCGATTTCTTATCTCTCGttggcag TATTTGCTCCCATTGCTTGTCAATCAACTGGGCAGCATTGTGTATGTTTTCACTCTTCAAAGGACCGCACTTTCGCTCACCGTTCCGATGGCAAACTCGTTAACATTCGTCTTTACGGCAATTACCGCGAGGCTGCTGGGTGAACGACAATCAGGCTGGA AAATTTATTGTGGAATGGCTCTAGTCATACTGGGAACTGTTATCTGTGGAATTGATAAAGTATTGTGA
- the LOC128706848 gene encoding uncharacterized protein LOC128706848: MTEVETSAVAGTSPGPRVSFNRDVHVKRIGPRLEGTRSSPANGTVRKELPENLSQEAIRREAEFVLAQADKIDRSRVSGGGTTASNNVTKQYPDPLSAARFNSLPSRSKSRTKKVTRSSSDAASKKPSKSLLNLFSRKQSDESGALKTPVASNQAPSSRSTLGRSKSDVGSSSASRTGTLVKQRKVPRRATQELGDLRSIGKKNDPLTPIIEASPLEYTQQTDPLTAYVRRGRAVSEEPKPSTRITPKPGVMETITLLRSTNTAKSQDALHSSQLPPEKPHLTKGVTVENIVKRLSSERHTSPPPAQIVGGGFSYTRGPGEPIVYAQVVSNEANKSKHTVKHQHYPSTEEEDPASTTMWTSVDGKVRSTGGFLDTTQRPSPPLPKYRLDETDHSPHSVNGIRRKLHTNSDEDEGLGIDYSRRQQRYKSSAYVHTASSTTQNTSRTSPKSFLTNSDEDPPIAPSVVRLTPVERNFSNSYSVHYRGQADGKEHLPEFHELSQRREILESRIRSRIGSRDLLDRMSPERTVPVPIQLTSGAHRTAASSSTSKYRTTTERRSVDRVLDRHESPVRRSTLSPTPTFREPSQDRNAVPRRNSRGYVETFVTKTVVNRDGKPVSEEYVERYKYPGDNVEAVTSSRTVYDREGSTGRTEIQRFNRYVPEHGAASSYTTRNAVDKGDSGIENDFRKDSFNQEFISGTKFTLTENVRTCEDFLRMERTHTNSCMRKPRKGHVYRERSIDDGSRYDPRLDEVSASRSYTRDTLKPSLKVDKKAGGLAKVKQFVSSTRKKLVRMGTDGSDKRDHSRAGSLRSDSADGSRVPDIATRRRLSTPKSSPSSAKRSLSFKSSKLSASSPPDGQKQTSSRSEWFKSFDRLSRKKSSSKPNLSTDTKTPPPKQAKSLRFFGDTDTEYGDQNATSYRSARSNLSKSDKKYRSAYDLDTAPKMRDTARNRSSSLHNLDEEDELSLRGKDYRSEEHSSSFYRARSPSPSDYRQERTTTRDYTPERLARKAYPHHRSRENTVDLIDGERSQTPVHQRPGSRSRSEHKKPPSGPQKPARAFERRDSLNRDIDRILDSSGTEGESSQQSQRSVVFLHATTVGDIPHPQIANARRRAYSRESLNNSVASSKKVQPMTRTVSRSISVLAPWKPKNIREGYEIDYHKDQHQAKPISTLPRSGATSRQSTTGSQSTLSRPKHRAQSGRDDPDSDKSSSFEQSRRLSADQQRRSSGPRDTGGLATPYASTTLPSSRRLKDSIAQYPSRTTGSGSTLKYRR, encoded by the exons CGGCGGTGGTACAACAGCGTCGAACAACGTCACCAAACAGTACCCAGATCCGCTCAGTGCGGCCCGATTCAATTCACTGCCATCGCGCTCAAAGTCACGCACGAAGAAGGTCACCCGATCGTCGAGTGACGCCGCTTCCAAAAAGCCTTCCAAGAGCCTGTTGAACCTGTTCAGCCGCAAGCAGTCGGATGAGTCTGGCGCGCTAAAGACACCGGTCGCCTCCAATCAAGCACCCTCGAGCAGAAGCACCCTTGGACGTAGTAAAAGTGATGTCGGTAGTTCGAGCGCATCCAGGACCGGCACTCTAGTGAAGCAGCGTAAAGTACCGCGTCGGGCAACGCAAGAACTGGGTGATCTACGGTCCATCGGCAAAAAGAATGACCCACTGACTCCAATCATCGAGGCATCACCGCTCGAGTACACGCAGCAAACCGATCCGCTGACCGCGTACGTACGTCGCGGGCGAGCCGTGTCCGAGGAGCCCAAACCGTCGACGAGAATCACACCGAAACCGGGCGTTATGGAAACGATCACCCTGCTGCGCTCGACAAACACTGCCAAATCACAGGACGCACTGCACAGTTCACAGCTACCACCGGAAAAGCCTCACCTTACCAAGGGCGTTACGGTGGAAAACATCGTCAAGCGGTTGTCCAGCGAACGTCACACATCGCCACCACCGGCCCAGATCGTTGGCGGTGGGTTCTCGTACACCCGCGGTCCAGGGGAACCGATCGTATACGCACAAGTCGTTTcgaacgaagcaaacaaatcgaaacatACCGTGAAACACCAGCATTACCCTTCTACTGAGGAGGAAGATCCAGCTAGCACCACCATGTGGACATCCGTCGACGGTAAGGTGAGATCTACCGGTGGGTTTCTGGACACTACGCAGCGTCCCAGCCCGCCGCTGCCGAAGTATCGCTTGGACGAAACAGACCATTCGCCGCACTCGGTCAATGGGATACGTCGTAAGCTGCACACGAACAGCGACGAGGACGAGGGGCTCGGGATAGATTATTCTCGGCGGCAACAACGCTATAAATCATCCGCTTACGTACACACCGCGAGCAGCACCACTCAAAACACATCCCGAACGTCACCGAAATCGTTTCTCACCAACTCGGACGAGGATCCACCAATCGCGCCCAGTGTCGTGCGGTTGACACCGGTAGAGAGGAATTTCTCCAACAGCTATAGCGTCCATTATCGGGGCCAAGCGGACGGGAAGGAACATCTACCGGAGTTCCACGAGCTTAGCCAACGGCGTGAAATTCTCGAGTCTCGTATACGGTCACGCATCGGGTCGCGCGATTTGCTCGATCGGATGTCACCGGAAAGGACCGTTCCGGTACCGATACAACTTACGTCCGGAGCACACCGGACAGCAGCTAGCAGCAGTACAAGCAAGTACCGCACGACCACAGAGCGTCGGTCGGTGGATCGTGTACTCGATCGACACGAGTCACCGGTACGCAGGAGTACACTCTCCCCAACGCCTACCTTCCGAGAGCCGTCACAGGATCGCAATGCCGTACCGAGAAGAAATTCCCGTGGCTATGTGGAGACGTTCGTCACAAAGACGGTTGTGAATCGGGATGGAAAGCCCGTATCGGAAGAGTACGTGGAGCGGTACAAATATCCCGGCGACAACGTGGAAGCCGTGACGAGCTCCAGAACGGTGTACGATCGCGAAGGATCGACTGGGCGTACTGAGATACAGCGATTCAACCGATACGTACCGGAGCACGGAGCTGCCAGCAGTTACACCACGCGGAATGCGGTCGATAAGGGAGATTCGGGCATTGAGAACGATTTTCGCAAAGATTCGTTCAATCAGGAATTCATCTCGGG GACGAAGTTTACACTGACGGAAAATGTACGCACCTGCGAGGATTTCTTGCGTATGGAGCGAACACACACGAACAGCTGCATGCGAAAGCCGAGGAAAGGGCATGTTTACCGTGAACGCAGCATCGACGATGGATCACGCTATGATCCACGTTTGGATGAGGTTTCGGCTAGTCGCAGCTATACCCGCGATACATTGAAACCTTCCCTGAAGGTTGACAAGAAAGCCGGTGGTCTAGCCAAG GTAAAACAGTTTGTCAGCTCTACACGAAAGAAGTTGGTCCGCATGGGCACGGATGGTTCGGATAAGCGGGACCACTCCCGTGCCGGCAGTCTCCGTTCGGATAGTGCCGACGGGTCCCGCGTACCGGACATTGCCACACGTCGACGGCTCTCGACGCCGAAATCCAGCCCTTCCTCCGCGAAACGTTCACTTTCGTTCAAGAGCTCGAAACTGTCAGCGTCCTCTCCACCAGACGGCCAGAAACAAACGTCCTCCCGTTCGGAATGGTTTAAGTCGTTCGATCGATTGTCGCGCAAGAAGTCTAGCTCGAAACCGAACCTCAGCACAGACACGAAAACGCCACCGCCGAAGCAGGCGAAGAGTTTACGCTTCTTCGGCGACACCGATACGGAATATGGCGATCAGAATGCGACCTCGTACAGATCGGCACG GAGTAATCTCTCGAAATCGGACAAGAAATATCGCAGTGCATACGATCTGGACACGGCCCCCAAGATGCGCGATACCGCTCGCAATCGTTCGTCCTCGTTGCACAACTTGGACGAAGAGGATGAGCTGAGCCTGCGG GGCAAAGATTATCGCTCGGAGGAACATTCGAGCTCATTCTACCGGGCGAGATCGCCATCACCGTCGGACTATAGGCAGGAACGGACCACTACGCGCGACTACACACCGGAACGCTTGGCCAGAAAGGCGTATCCGCATCATCGATCGCGGGAAAACACTGTCGATCTGATAGACGGTGAACGATCGCAGACACCGGTCCATCAGCGTCCCGGAAGTCGTAGTCGCAGTGAGCACAAAAAGCCACCATCGGGTCCACAGAAACCGGCACGTGCCTTCGAACGTCGGGACAGTTTAAACAG GGACATTGATCGCATTCTGGACAGTTCTGGAACGGAAGGTGAATCTAGTCAGCAAAGTCAGCGCAGTGTAGTTTTCCTGCATGCAACCACCG TTGGTGATATACCGCACCCTCAGATAGCAAATGCACGGCGTCGGGCGTATTCCCGCGAGTCACTGAACAATTCGGTCGCGTCTTCCAAGAAAGTCCAGCCTATGACACGTACCGTGTCGCGTTCGATATCGGTGCTAGCACCCTGGAAACCGAAAAACATTCGCGAAGGTTATGAAATCGATTACCACAAGGACCAACATCAGGCGAAACCGATCTCAACCCTGCCGCGTTCCGGTGCGACTAGCCGTCAGTCGACTACCGGCAGCCAGTCTACGCTCAGTCGGCCCAAACACCGTGCACAGTCCGGGCGAGATGATCCGGACTCGGATAAGAGCTCGTCGTTTGAGCAATCTCGACGGCTCAGTGCAGACCAGCAGCGACGGTCGAGTGGACCAAGGGACACCGGTGGTTTAGCCACTCCGTACGCTTCCACCACACTGCCTAGCTCGAGACGTTTGAAGGACTCGATCGCACAGTATCCTTCACGCACAACCGGTAGTGGATCCACCTTGAAGTATCGCCGATGA